Proteins from one Leptospira meyeri genomic window:
- a CDS encoding helix-turn-helix domain-containing protein has translation MGWSEESLYVILEKIGSSIKGRRVQMDLSQEELAEKSGVSLSSIARLETGKGNISLLNLLSLLKELELLNDLQLTFRDPNLSLSLIAKSKTKKLKQRVRKQKEVAPNKNEKWVWGNQNE, from the coding sequence ATGGGTTGGTCTGAAGAAAGTTTATACGTCATTCTGGAAAAAATAGGGTCTTCAATAAAAGGGAGACGTGTCCAAATGGACCTGTCACAGGAAGAACTTGCAGAAAAAAGTGGAGTTTCGCTTTCCTCCATAGCTCGCTTAGAAACAGGGAAAGGAAATATTTCCTTACTCAATTTACTTTCACTCTTAAAAGAATTAGAATTACTCAACGATTTGCAACTAACCTTTCGTGATCCCAACCTTTCGTTGTCGCTGATTGCGAAATCAAAAACAAAAAAACTGAAACAACGAGTAAGAAAACAAAAAGAAGTAGCACCTAACAAAAACGAGAAATGGGTCTGGGGAAACCAAAATGAGTGA
- a CDS encoding S8 family serine peptidase, with protein sequence MKIMISRNSKLKILSLLALVGSTVLVSDPIQRNILSEPFRFQSALSNVATKSGISNRPDFAPDEIVIKFKPHIANDELFSRSRSLGFNVENVSKRAHFTTVKIANTETIEEAVSRAKRDPAVEYAEPKYYYYAQATAPNDTDFGKLWGLKNNAQTISSPSYTINNPGTSGNDMNVLGAWDVTTSCSSIIVAVLDTGINYNHEDLSGNMWDGSAGCVDKNGTAIGGGCPNHGWDFAGNGIVADNDPIDEEGHGSHVAGTIGAVGNNNKGISGVCQTAKLMSVRVLGVGGGSNASVADGIYFAVRNGAKVINMSLGGASYSQLIYDAVEYAKSNDVLVVVAAGNENTDLKTGNSYPCKNNNTNQICIAALDQNYARANFSNYDTTTTAANRTVDFGAPGTNIHSIFGSETTFDEGASNYTGWTTEGSGGAVTWAYQSCTVGTGTLKGLALPNDCSVIAWNFTPPYPTPTSVAFGLDRKVYKTFTIPANSTKVSVFHTIVSDGEGYTNSCYDYTEAYSKNATGSPFTGGSLMTMADYNRQVYATKFCRLGNVSFIGSEEVILNSCMNSANTNCTVGYRHVSDFSTQNGGVMIGDFHLSAWIRSNNSYGLYNGTSMATPNVAGVAALIRAYNPLLTHAEVIQKLIDGGTATASLSANTKYGKSINANDSVKHLNQVTGVSATLQ encoded by the coding sequence ATGAAAATTATGATCAGTCGCAATTCAAAACTCAAAATTTTAAGTCTACTAGCACTTGTTGGATCAACCGTTCTCGTTTCGGATCCAATCCAAAGGAATATTTTATCTGAACCGTTTCGATTCCAAAGTGCTTTATCCAATGTGGCTACAAAATCAGGGATCTCGAATCGACCTGACTTTGCACCAGATGAAATTGTCATCAAATTCAAACCACACATTGCAAACGATGAACTTTTTTCTCGTTCTAGATCTCTTGGTTTTAATGTGGAAAATGTAAGTAAAAGAGCACATTTTACGACCGTAAAGATTGCGAATACCGAAACAATTGAAGAGGCAGTGTCTCGTGCTAAAAGAGATCCTGCTGTAGAATACGCAGAACCAAAGTATTATTATTATGCGCAAGCAACTGCTCCAAATGATACAGATTTCGGTAAACTTTGGGGTCTGAAAAATAATGCACAGACGATTTCCTCACCATCTTATACAATCAATAACCCAGGGACCTCCGGGAATGATATGAATGTGTTAGGTGCTTGGGATGTAACGACTAGTTGCAGTTCCATCATAGTAGCTGTATTAGATACTGGAATCAATTATAACCACGAAGACTTGTCAGGAAATATGTGGGATGGGTCTGCGGGTTGCGTAGATAAAAATGGTACTGCCATTGGTGGTGGATGCCCAAATCATGGTTGGGACTTTGCTGGCAATGGTATTGTAGCTGATAATGACCCTATCGATGAAGAAGGTCATGGTAGTCACGTTGCAGGAACCATTGGAGCAGTTGGAAATAATAACAAAGGAATTTCTGGAGTTTGCCAAACAGCAAAACTGATGTCAGTCCGAGTCTTAGGTGTCGGTGGTGGAAGTAATGCCTCCGTTGCCGATGGGATTTATTTTGCAGTAAGAAACGGTGCCAAAGTCATTAACATGAGTTTAGGTGGAGCTTCTTATAGCCAATTGATCTATGATGCAGTTGAATACGCAAAATCCAATGATGTTCTTGTTGTGGTGGCAGCAGGTAATGAGAACACAGATTTGAAAACTGGGAACTCTTATCCTTGTAAAAACAATAACACCAACCAAATCTGTATCGCCGCATTGGATCAAAATTATGCGAGAGCAAACTTCTCAAATTATGACACAACAACGACTGCGGCAAATCGAACTGTAGATTTTGGCGCACCTGGAACCAACATCCATAGTATCTTTGGAAGTGAAACCACCTTTGATGAAGGAGCTTCTAATTACACTGGTTGGACCACAGAAGGTTCAGGTGGAGCAGTTACTTGGGCATATCAAAGTTGTACGGTTGGTACTGGAACTTTAAAAGGTCTGGCACTCCCGAATGATTGTTCCGTGATTGCATGGAACTTCACACCACCTTATCCAACACCAACTTCCGTTGCATTTGGTTTAGATCGAAAAGTTTATAAAACGTTTACGATCCCGGCTAACTCAACAAAAGTATCAGTCTTCCATACTATTGTTTCGGACGGAGAGGGATACACTAACTCTTGTTATGACTATACGGAAGCATATTCAAAAAATGCGACCGGGAGTCCGTTCACAGGCGGATCTCTTATGACCATGGCAGATTACAATCGCCAAGTCTATGCTACGAAGTTTTGCCGTCTGGGAAATGTTTCGTTTATTGGATCTGAAGAAGTTATTCTCAATAGTTGTATGAATAGTGCGAATACCAATTGTACTGTTGGATATCGTCACGTGTCCGATTTTTCCACTCAAAATGGTGGAGTTATGATTGGGGATTTTCACTTGAGTGCCTGGATTCGATCGAACAACAGTTACGGTCTTTATAATGGAACTTCGATGGCCACTCCGAATGTAGCAGGTGTTGCTGCTCTCATTCGAGCTTACAATCCTTTATTAACTCATGCAGAAGTAATACAGAAGTTGATTGATGGAGGGACTGCAACTGCTTCTCTCTCTGCCAATACAAAATACGGTAAATCTATCAATGCAAACGATTCCGTTAAACATCTCAATCAGGTGACAGGTGTTTCTGCAACACTTCAATAA
- a CDS encoding type II toxin-antitoxin system HipA family toxin — translation MSEPVTLAKVFLWGTLVGYIFWNEEGGFASFEYENDFLNAPVEPSPLLMPKSRSLYSFRNLNVDTFKGLPGMFADSLPDKFGNALIDVWLSKIGRDSTSFNPVERLCYIGERGMGALEFKPATYKLKTKNIPIEIAEMVELASEILSNRKKFTAKLELENQKKLNESLTSLMTIGTSAGGARAKCIIAYNEKTGDVRSGQVKTTEDYSYWILKLDGIQNNKDKELNDPKGFGAIEYAYYRMALDCGIQMMDSKLLEENGRHHFMTKRFDRTNGGEKLHMQSLCAIAHYDFNMAGAYSYEQTFDVIRKIISENTRSALEQQFRRTVFNVISRNQDDHTKNIAFLMDKTGKWNLSPAYDMTYSYNPNGQWTSRHQMSINGKREKFQLEDLIELGKKADLKNIQIKSIITQTQDIVSSWKKYAKQSNVPNSLIIPIQKNLNLSI, via the coding sequence ATGAGTGAACCAGTCACTTTGGCGAAGGTTTTTTTATGGGGAACGCTAGTTGGTTATATTTTTTGGAATGAAGAAGGGGGATTTGCTTCTTTTGAATATGAAAATGATTTTTTAAATGCTCCTGTAGAACCTTCGCCTCTCCTTATGCCCAAAAGCAGATCTTTATACTCATTTCGAAATTTAAATGTAGATACCTTTAAAGGTTTACCAGGTATGTTTGCCGATTCCCTTCCTGATAAATTTGGGAACGCATTAATTGATGTTTGGCTTTCTAAAATAGGAAGAGATTCAACATCATTTAATCCAGTAGAAAGATTGTGTTATATCGGTGAACGCGGAATGGGTGCTTTAGAATTTAAACCAGCAACATATAAATTAAAGACAAAAAATATTCCCATTGAAATTGCAGAGATGGTGGAGTTAGCATCTGAGATCTTAAGTAATCGTAAAAAATTCACTGCAAAGTTAGAATTAGAGAATCAAAAGAAATTAAATGAATCTTTGACAAGTTTAATGACGATTGGAACATCCGCAGGTGGTGCAAGGGCAAAATGTATTATTGCTTATAACGAAAAAACAGGCGATGTTCGTTCTGGGCAAGTAAAAACTACAGAAGATTATTCTTATTGGATTCTAAAACTAGATGGAATCCAAAATAATAAAGACAAAGAGCTGAATGATCCTAAAGGGTTTGGGGCAATCGAATATGCGTACTATCGAATGGCTTTAGATTGCGGAATACAGATGATGGATTCAAAACTTCTCGAAGAAAATGGCAGACACCATTTTATGACAAAACGTTTTGATCGCACCAATGGAGGTGAAAAATTGCATATGCAATCACTCTGCGCTATTGCTCATTACGATTTTAACATGGCAGGTGCTTATAGTTACGAACAAACTTTTGATGTGATTCGTAAAATCATTTCAGAAAACACTCGAAGTGCGTTAGAACAACAATTTCGAAGAACCGTCTTCAATGTCATATCCCGTAACCAAGATGATCATACGAAAAACATAGCATTTTTAATGGATAAAACAGGGAAATGGAATTTATCGCCTGCTTATGATATGACATACAGTTATAATCCCAATGGACAATGGACGAGCCGTCATCAAATGAGCATTAATGGAAAACGAGAAAAGTTTCAACTGGAAGATCTGATTGAGTTGGGTAAAAAAGCAGACTTAAAAAATATACAAATCAAATCCATTATAACTCAGACACAAGATATCGTTTCCTCCTGGAAAAAATATGCCAAACAATCCAATGTCCCGAATTCACTTATAATCCCAATCCAGAAAAACTTAAACCTATCTATCTAA
- the amt gene encoding ammonium transporter has protein sequence MSVQKSLLDILWVLVCSGLVLMMQGGFLVLESGLTRAKNSINVAIKNIADFGVATLLFYLFGFGIMFGSSFYGLLGTDLFLPNFPKDNAWPPTFFLFQLMFCGTASTIVSGAVAERLKFPSYLLATALISGIIYPIVGHWVWGGTFTETSKGWLEQLGFHDFAGSTQVHSVGGWVSLALLLVVGPRLGRFKDGEPSKAVTGSNLPLAMLGGIILWFGWMGFNGGSTLAFNGSVPIVILNTIIASGFSMMVALFLTWFVKGYPEAISPLNGSLAGLVSITASADCVDPAQAALIGMIAGALTIPAEKLLERWKIDDAVGAVPVHLVGGLWGTLAVGIFGDLDRLGVIIGRGDFLLIQVLGALVIGLFAFCVSYFIFKGINRIYHLRVDETEERMGLNISEHKATTELIDLFLSMDYQHKTGDLTLDVPVEPFTEVGQIAERYNLVLGKVRSTLKENEDSRVEIANAYEKVRNEQERAEKLLLNVLPKSIAEELKEKQGLIANSYPEVSVLFADIVGFTQISSGMKPEAVVRILNEIFSYFDVLAEKYRLEKIKTIGDAYMAVAGLPAPDQFHSLLAAHMAWDMKSLLSRLRLGKSGTKLSMRIGINTGPVVAGVIGTKKFIYDIWGDAVNLASRMESHGLPNEIQITESTADLIRSDFELEERGEIEVKGKGKIKTFLVKQRIREPEVSLPYFQFAT, from the coding sequence ATGTCGGTTCAAAAAAGTCTATTGGATATTTTATGGGTACTTGTCTGTTCAGGCCTTGTGTTAATGATGCAAGGAGGGTTTTTAGTATTGGAGTCTGGACTGACTCGGGCAAAAAACTCAATCAATGTTGCGATTAAAAACATAGCTGATTTCGGAGTTGCGACTCTTCTATTTTATCTTTTCGGATTTGGAATCATGTTTGGGTCATCCTTTTATGGATTGTTAGGTACCGATTTATTTTTACCTAACTTTCCTAAAGACAATGCTTGGCCTCCCACTTTCTTTTTGTTTCAGTTGATGTTTTGCGGAACTGCATCTACGATTGTTTCCGGTGCTGTTGCTGAACGTTTAAAGTTTCCATCCTATCTTCTCGCTACAGCTCTTATTTCCGGCATCATCTACCCAATTGTTGGGCACTGGGTTTGGGGTGGGACATTCACAGAAACATCCAAGGGTTGGTTGGAGCAATTAGGGTTTCATGACTTCGCTGGATCCACTCAAGTACATAGTGTTGGTGGTTGGGTTTCTTTGGCTCTCCTTCTCGTGGTGGGTCCAAGACTCGGAAGATTCAAAGACGGTGAACCTTCTAAGGCTGTGACAGGAAGTAATCTCCCTCTGGCAATGTTAGGTGGAATAATTCTTTGGTTTGGATGGATGGGATTTAATGGTGGGAGCACATTAGCCTTTAACGGATCTGTTCCAATCGTAATTTTAAATACCATTATTGCGTCAGGTTTTTCAATGATGGTGGCTTTGTTTCTGACTTGGTTTGTAAAGGGATATCCGGAGGCCATCTCTCCATTAAACGGATCTTTGGCGGGGCTTGTTTCCATTACTGCCAGTGCCGATTGTGTAGACCCGGCACAAGCTGCCTTGATTGGAATGATTGCCGGAGCACTTACGATTCCTGCTGAAAAATTACTAGAAAGATGGAAAATTGACGATGCAGTTGGTGCGGTTCCTGTCCATCTCGTTGGTGGGCTTTGGGGAACTTTGGCAGTTGGAATTTTTGGGGATTTGGATAGATTAGGTGTAATAATTGGACGTGGGGATTTTTTACTCATCCAAGTTTTGGGTGCATTAGTGATTGGTCTATTTGCGTTTTGTGTTTCCTATTTTATTTTCAAGGGCATCAATCGAATCTATCATCTAAGAGTAGATGAAACAGAAGAAAGGATGGGTTTGAATATTTCTGAACATAAGGCTACTACAGAACTCATAGATCTTTTTTTATCAATGGATTACCAACACAAAACGGGAGATTTAACTCTTGATGTGCCAGTAGAACCTTTTACTGAAGTAGGCCAAATCGCAGAAAGGTATAACTTAGTTCTAGGAAAGGTTCGTTCCACTCTGAAAGAAAACGAAGACTCTCGCGTTGAAATTGCAAATGCATATGAAAAGGTGCGCAATGAACAAGAAAGAGCCGAAAAACTACTGTTAAATGTTTTGCCAAAATCTATTGCAGAAGAGTTAAAAGAAAAACAAGGATTAATTGCAAATAGTTACCCAGAAGTTTCTGTTCTCTTTGCAGACATTGTAGGTTTTACACAAATTTCTTCAGGAATGAAACCTGAAGCAGTGGTTCGCATCTTAAATGAAATTTTTTCTTATTTTGATGTCCTCGCTGAAAAGTATCGTTTGGAAAAGATCAAAACCATAGGAGATGCTTATATGGCAGTTGCAGGGTTACCTGCACCTGATCAGTTTCATTCTTTACTAGCAGCTCATATGGCCTGGGATATGAAATCTCTTCTTTCCCGATTGAGGCTGGGGAAAAGTGGAACCAAACTCAGTATGCGAATTGGAATCAACACAGGTCCTGTAGTTGCTGGTGTGATTGGAACCAAAAAATTTATTTATGATATTTGGGGAGATGCTGTCAACCTTGCTTCCCGGATGGAGTCACATGGCCTACCAAATGAAATTCAAATTACTGAATCTACGGCTGATCTAATCCGATCTGATTTTGAATTAGAAGAAAGAGGGGAAATTGAAGTGAAGGGAAAAGGAAAAATCAAAACCTTCCTCGTCAAACAAAGGATACGTGAACCAGAAGTGAGTTTACCTTATTTCCAATTTGCCACATAG
- a CDS encoding lysoplasmalogenase family protein, with protein sequence MLKSTMVYYLILTTIPVAIISAFFIHWFTLQGEPNPLKRLEHSRGIYLGFSFQILLFAWLLFQLGHARFSYPLYAIGFSFLGDWFNLQFPIAKKQMEDPVLCGIFSFAIAQVFFLLSFWKLTTWNELYTGVLPYVVTIVLLILPALIFYFRVYNPNRSKWVMASAFVYGLVLCFFVSLCFNAYLTFGGVWMYLAIGAGFFLLSDAVMGETTINGTRHPKWEFQVPWVTYLIAQSFLLVGFFLVSHTRHI encoded by the coding sequence ATGTTAAAATCAACCATGGTATATTACTTAATTCTCACAACCATTCCTGTTGCCATCATTTCGGCCTTTTTTATCCATTGGTTTACATTGCAAGGGGAACCAAATCCACTCAAACGTCTAGAACATTCTCGTGGCATATATCTTGGATTTTCCTTTCAAATCCTGCTGTTTGCTTGGTTATTATTTCAATTAGGGCATGCACGATTTTCTTATCCGTTGTATGCCATTGGGTTTTCTTTTTTAGGAGATTGGTTTAACCTACAGTTCCCTATTGCCAAAAAACAAATGGAAGACCCGGTCCTTTGCGGAATTTTTAGTTTTGCCATTGCCCAAGTTTTCTTTTTATTATCTTTCTGGAAATTAACCACTTGGAATGAACTTTATACTGGCGTTTTGCCTTATGTTGTCACCATTGTTTTATTGATTTTACCAGCCCTAATTTTTTATTTCCGAGTGTACAATCCCAATCGTTCCAAATGGGTAATGGCCTCTGCCTTTGTTTACGGGCTTGTCTTGTGTTTTTTTGTTTCCTTATGTTTTAACGCCTATCTAACATTTGGTGGCGTATGGATGTATTTAGCAATTGGCGCTGGGTTTTTCCTTTTGTCTGATGCGGTGATGGGAGAAACAACAATCAATGGAACAAGACACCCAAAATGGGAATTCCAAGTGCCTTGGGTCACCTATTTAATTGCACAAAGTTTTTTGTTAGTGGGATTCTTTCTTGTCTCTCACACAAGACATATCTAA
- a CDS encoding integrase core domain-containing protein, whose protein sequence is MPWKETKVIEERIKFIAAVKSGKWCFADLCRDFNISRKTGYKYLKNYESEGIDGLKDKSRKRITQSNETPEKIVRLIIDLREEHPSWGPKKLRPILKARFHRLKHIPSETTIGNILRKKGLIKPKKKRPRVPLSLFPFSDVVAPNDVWCVDFKGHFTVGNGHRCDPLTITDAHSRYLIACEILNKTNVEQTKAVFERVFKEYGLPQAIKSDNGSPFASKAIGGLTSLSIWWLKFGIRPERIEPGKPSQNGRHERMHRTLKEETALPPRSSLDAQQLAFDRFRDEFNKVRPHEALGFLTPSKVYKSSKRTFPKRILEVAYPTHIVTDKVHESGFAQYGPHRVFFGNPFIGEVVGFEEISDRHCRLYFSNAILGILDLYTSKVLKYQRILYRID, encoded by the coding sequence ATGCCTTGGAAGGAAACCAAAGTGATAGAAGAAAGAATTAAGTTTATAGCAGCTGTTAAAAGTGGCAAATGGTGTTTTGCTGATCTTTGCAGAGACTTCAACATCTCAAGAAAAACTGGATATAAATATCTAAAGAACTACGAGTCAGAAGGAATCGATGGACTCAAAGATAAATCCAGAAAACGGATCACCCAATCCAATGAAACTCCAGAAAAAATTGTTCGATTGATTATAGATTTACGAGAAGAACATCCATCTTGGGGACCTAAGAAACTTCGGCCCATATTAAAAGCACGATTCCACAGGCTAAAACACATTCCCAGTGAAACAACAATTGGTAATATTCTTAGGAAAAAAGGACTTATCAAACCAAAGAAGAAACGACCGAGAGTTCCACTATCTCTCTTTCCATTTTCTGATGTTGTTGCTCCTAATGATGTTTGGTGTGTCGACTTTAAAGGCCATTTTACTGTAGGAAACGGGCATCGTTGTGATCCTTTGACCATAACCGATGCGCATAGTCGTTATCTAATAGCCTGCGAAATCTTGAACAAAACGAATGTAGAGCAAACAAAAGCCGTATTTGAAAGGGTTTTTAAAGAGTATGGACTTCCGCAGGCAATCAAATCAGATAATGGATCACCTTTTGCAAGTAAGGCCATTGGCGGCTTAACTAGTCTTTCTATATGGTGGTTGAAATTTGGGATCCGACCGGAACGTATAGAACCAGGCAAACCATCACAAAATGGTCGCCACGAAAGAATGCACAGAACACTCAAAGAAGAAACTGCATTACCTCCAAGGTCTAGTTTGGATGCTCAACAGCTTGCCTTTGATAGATTCCGTGATGAGTTCAACAAGGTAAGACCGCATGAAGCTTTAGGTTTTCTTACACCTTCTAAAGTCTATAAATCTTCTAAAAGGACATTCCCAAAAAGAATTCTAGAAGTAGCTTATCCAACTCATATTGTTACAGATAAAGTTCACGAAAGTGGTTTTGCGCAGTACGGGCCCCATCGAGTGTTCTTTGGGAATCCTTTTATTGGAGAGGTAGTTGGCTTTGAAGAGATCTCTGACAGGCATTGTCGTCTTTACTTTTCGAATGCAATTCTTGGAATTTTGGATTTGTATACAAGTAAAGTGTTGAAATACCAGAGAATATTGTATAGAATTGACTAG
- a CDS encoding DUF167 domain-containing protein — MKLTVKVKPNNKQPGLEFLSETDCIVRLKSPPVDGKANEELIEVLSKHFHVPKKNISILSGFSSKSKLVSILPKD; from the coding sequence ATGAAACTGACAGTAAAGGTAAAACCAAATAACAAACAACCAGGGTTAGAATTTTTATCCGAAACAGATTGTATTGTGCGTTTGAAGTCACCGCCAGTAGATGGAAAGGCAAACGAAGAATTAATTGAGGTACTTTCAAAACACTTTCATGTCCCAAAAAAAAATATTTCAATTCTGTCGGGGTTTTCTTCCAAATCAAAATTAGTTTCTATCCTTCCAAAAGATTGA
- a CDS encoding methylated-DNA--[protein]-cysteine S-methyltransferase has product MDSNHKHYEIIKNSIEYVLEHFEEQPNLDILAERVSLSPFHFQKVFRVWAGVSPKEFLQFVTVSHAKQLLKESNILDTTYSLGLSSTGRLHDLFVKLEAMTPGEFKRGGEGMVLQYEVFPSAFGEILLVSSERGIQSLQFIDSLDQGIQDSRREFPNAIWKEGGSKDHQKLKDYFQKFVIPESPVPLYLYGTEFQFKVWKSLLKIPLGSLCTYGDIAESIGQPAAQRAVGTTIGKNPIAYLIPCHRVIQTSGLFGGYRWNPSRKRMIIAWEQSKKLSPNND; this is encoded by the coding sequence GTGGATTCTAATCACAAACACTATGAAATCATAAAAAACTCCATCGAATATGTTTTGGAGCATTTTGAAGAACAACCCAACTTGGATATTTTGGCTGAAAGGGTTTCGTTAAGTCCTTTCCATTTTCAAAAGGTTTTCCGGGTTTGGGCTGGTGTATCACCAAAAGAATTTTTGCAATTTGTTACGGTGTCTCACGCCAAACAACTGTTAAAGGAATCAAATATTTTAGATACAACTTATTCTCTGGGGCTATCCAGTACAGGACGTTTGCATGATTTATTTGTAAAATTAGAAGCCATGACTCCTGGTGAATTCAAAAGAGGAGGTGAGGGAATGGTTTTGCAATACGAAGTATTTCCTTCCGCTTTCGGAGAGATCCTTTTGGTGTCTTCCGAACGAGGGATACAGTCTCTTCAATTCATCGATTCTTTGGACCAAGGGATCCAGGATAGCAGAAGGGAATTTCCAAACGCAATTTGGAAAGAAGGCGGATCGAAAGATCACCAAAAACTAAAAGACTACTTTCAAAAATTTGTAATTCCAGAATCGCCAGTTCCACTCTATTTATACGGAACAGAATTCCAATTTAAAGTGTGGAAATCTTTATTAAAAATACCTTTGGGAAGCCTTTGTACTTATGGAGACATTGCCGAATCCATAGGGCAACCCGCTGCCCAAAGGGCAGTGGGAACGACGATTGGGAAAAATCCCATTGCTTATCTAATCCCTTGCCACCGTGTGATCCAAACATCAGGTTTATTTGGTGGGTATCGGTGGAATCCGAGTCGAAAGCGAATGATCATTGCTTGGGAACAATCTAAGAAATTGTCGCCAAACAATGATTGA
- a CDS encoding choice-of-anchor D domain-containing protein, with protein MNLKKNILIPLLSLTTLVACPGGGGGGGGAAFALLGLGGGGTDVPAPKLEITYSGVVRESGATISLGSEPINTTNGKLASLTIQNKGNASLSLPGSPIVTLGGADSAHFQLTQPNQTTLAPNASVTFTLRFKPTSIGLKTAIVSLSTSDPALAAFQLTFTGTGGPAAAQLAVSQGATEIVSNGSFNMGSVEEKSSGSAVQFTVRNSGSLSSTLGNPVVESSNGQFTVSTVTAANGSSLAQDGTFTFNVTFSPTTSGAKSATITVAGTPTNFIFTLNGTATVKPEPNIAISHNSSSFTSGGTIPTFGAFWPGINSGSKTVTITNNGTANLTGLAVNEFSGDTDQFTTSAAGSATLTPGQSTTFTVSFLPSTTGAKTAVVRVTSTNGNNGTASSADITVEGTGKSSAAVLVSWTAAKEKAPNDTDGGYKVCYSKTTGFDPAGVNGTTIFCDTVANTGGNTPTSKAISVNTYGTWYIKVYAFGKYNTAGGAPSTQISINVPQT; from the coding sequence ATGAATTTAAAAAAGAACATTCTAATTCCCTTATTATCTTTAACTACATTAGTCGCTTGTCCTGGTGGCGGGGGTGGTGGAGGCGGAGCTGCCTTTGCCTTGTTAGGTCTTGGCGGCGGCGGAACTGATGTTCCTGCACCCAAGTTAGAAATTACATATTCAGGTGTAGTTCGTGAAAGTGGTGCAACGATTAGCTTAGGATCAGAGCCAATCAACACAACAAATGGGAAATTAGCCTCCCTAACTATACAAAACAAAGGGAATGCATCTTTGAGTTTACCTGGTTCACCAATCGTTACGTTAGGTGGAGCAGATAGTGCTCATTTCCAATTGACCCAACCAAACCAAACTACTTTGGCTCCAAATGCTTCTGTTACTTTTACTTTACGATTCAAACCAACTTCAATAGGTTTAAAGACGGCGATTGTTAGTTTATCCACTTCAGATCCGGCTCTCGCTGCTTTCCAATTGACGTTTACTGGGACTGGTGGGCCTGCTGCAGCACAATTGGCAGTATCCCAAGGAGCAACTGAGATTGTAAGCAATGGAAGTTTTAATATGGGAAGTGTAGAAGAAAAATCTTCCGGATCGGCGGTACAGTTTACTGTTCGTAACTCAGGAAGTCTTTCATCAACACTTGGGAACCCTGTGGTGGAAAGTTCCAATGGACAATTTACAGTTTCTACAGTTACAGCGGCAAATGGATCTTCCCTAGCGCAGGACGGTACGTTTACATTTAACGTAACTTTTTCTCCAACCACTTCTGGTGCAAAATCAGCAACAATCACTGTCGCTGGGACACCAACGAATTTTATCTTTACGCTCAATGGAACTGCTACTGTAAAACCAGAGCCTAACATTGCGATTTCACATAACTCTAGTAGTTTTACTTCTGGTGGAACCATCCCTACCTTCGGAGCCTTTTGGCCTGGGATAAATTCCGGCTCAAAAACAGTGACTATTACCAATAATGGAACTGCTAATCTTACTGGCCTTGCAGTGAATGAATTTAGTGGAGATACCGATCAATTTACTACGAGTGCTGCTGGGTCAGCGACTTTAACACCGGGTCAAAGTACAACTTTTACGGTTAGTTTTCTTCCTTCTACGACCGGTGCAAAAACGGCAGTGGTGCGAGTGACAAGTACAAATGGAAACAATGGAACTGCTTCTTCTGCTGACATCACTGTAGAAGGGACTGGAAAATCCAGTGCTGCCGTTTTAGTATCCTGGACTGCCGCAAAAGAAAAAGCTCCCAATGATACAGATGGGGGATATAAGGTTTGTTATAGCAAAACCACTGGTTTTGATCCAGCGGGTGTGAACGGAACTACCATTTTCTGCGATACTGTAGCAAATACAGGTGGGAATACACCTACTTCAAAAGCCATATCTGTCAACACATACGGAACTTGGTACATCAAGGTCTATGCTTTCGGAAAATACAATACCGCTGGCGGGGCACCTTCGACTCAAATTTCGATTAACGTGCCGCAAACCTAA